Proteins from a genomic interval of Pseudomonas silesiensis:
- a CDS encoding alpha/beta fold hydrolase, which produces MLHAIDTLVPPLTADLQAQLALHFPQRTLELAGARQAVRECGAGPAIVLLHGIGSGSASWLQVAQELGQSARVIAWDAPGYGDSTPLRALAPDASDYAERLLQMLDALDIQRCVLVGHSLGAITATAFASGVHQQRISRLVLISPAQGYGHPSRALQRQEVRNKRLRALDQLGIQGMAEQRSAYMLSPHASPKAHAWVQWNMARLNPEGYRQAIELLCGDDLLRHAPLSMPCEVHCGEADRITAPESCLTLAKALCGTFNLIADAGHASPIEQPCVVAGRLACAIKESLTGASL; this is translated from the coding sequence ATGTTGCACGCCATCGACACACTCGTCCCGCCGCTCACGGCCGACCTCCAGGCCCAGCTGGCCCTGCACTTTCCCCAGCGCACGCTGGAGCTCGCAGGTGCCCGCCAGGCCGTACGCGAATGCGGGGCCGGGCCGGCCATCGTGTTGCTGCACGGAATCGGCTCGGGCTCGGCGTCGTGGCTGCAGGTGGCGCAAGAGCTTGGCCAGAGCGCCCGGGTGATCGCCTGGGACGCGCCCGGCTATGGCGATTCCACGCCGTTGAGAGCGTTGGCCCCGGACGCGTCGGACTACGCAGAACGGCTGCTGCAGATGCTCGACGCCCTGGACATCCAGCGCTGTGTGCTGGTGGGTCACTCACTGGGGGCGATCACCGCCACGGCGTTCGCCAGCGGCGTGCACCAGCAGCGCATCAGCCGGCTGGTCTTGATCAGCCCGGCCCAGGGCTACGGCCATCCATCGCGCGCCCTGCAGCGCCAGGAAGTGCGCAACAAACGCCTGCGTGCCCTGGATCAACTGGGCATCCAGGGCATGGCCGAACAACGCAGTGCCTACATGCTCTCGCCCCACGCCAGCCCCAAGGCGCACGCCTGGGTGCAGTGGAACATGGCCCGGCTCAATCCCGAGGGTTATCGCCAGGCCATTGAGCTGCTGTGCGGCGATGACCTGCTGCGCCACGCCCCGCTGTCGATGCCGTGCGAAGTGCATTGCGGCGAAGCCGACCGCATCACCGCGCCCGAAAGCTGCCTGACCCTGGCCAAGGCCCTGTGCGGCACGTTCAACCTTATCGCCGATGCCGGGCATGCCAGCCCCATCGAACAACCTTGTGTGGTGGCGGGCCGTCTGGCCTGTGCCATCAAAGAATCCCTGACTGGTGCATCGCTATGA
- a CDS encoding SDR family oxidoreductase, which translates to MMTALNRLLEGRRVLVTGGARGLGYAFAQAIGRAGAQVVIADILAERVQQSAAELVAEGLTVYGVTLDLAQPDSIDACIAETTHLLGGLDGLVNNASITNSGGKTCEELSLDTWDQVMQVNVRGTWLMTKACLPALRASGHGAIVNLASDTPLWGAPNLLAYVASKGAIIAMTRSLARELGGDNITVNAIAPGLVLVEATAYVPEARHRLYNDQRAIQRPQLPEDVSGAVLFALSDLARFITGQTLPVNGGFVMP; encoded by the coding sequence ATGATGACAGCCCTCAATCGTTTGCTCGAAGGCCGTCGCGTGCTGGTCACCGGGGGCGCCCGCGGCCTGGGTTACGCCTTCGCCCAGGCCATCGGCCGCGCCGGTGCCCAGGTGGTGATCGCCGACATTCTCGCCGAGCGCGTCCAGCAATCGGCCGCCGAACTGGTCGCTGAAGGCCTGACCGTTTATGGGGTGACCCTGGACCTGGCGCAACCGGATTCGATCGATGCCTGCATCGCTGAGACCACCCATTTGCTCGGTGGGCTGGACGGCCTGGTCAACAACGCGTCGATCACCAATTCCGGCGGCAAGACCTGCGAAGAGCTGAGCCTCGATACCTGGGACCAGGTGATGCAGGTCAACGTGCGCGGCACCTGGCTGATGACCAAGGCCTGTCTGCCGGCCCTGCGTGCCAGCGGCCATGGCGCCATCGTCAACCTGGCGTCCGACACCCCGCTGTGGGGCGCGCCGAACCTGTTGGCCTATGTCGCCAGCAAGGGCGCGATCATCGCCATGACCCGCAGCCTGGCGCGGGAACTGGGCGGCGACAACATCACGGTCAATGCCATCGCGCCCGGCCTGGTGCTGGTCGAAGCCACCGCCTACGTGCCCGAAGCGCGTCATCGCTTGTACAACGACCAGCGGGCGATTCAGCGCCCACAACTTCCCGAAGACGTCAGCGGCGCCGTGCTGTTCGCGCTGTCCGACCTCGCCCGCTTCATCACTGGACAAACCCTGCCGGTCAACGGCGGGTTCGTCATGCCTTGA
- a CDS encoding thiamine pyrophosphate-binding protein, with amino-acid sequence MRNENTVTVGAAITAFLEQCEVKAAFGVISIHNMPILDAFAVRGNIRFVMARGEAGATNMADAYARTTGGLGVCLTSTGTAAGNAAGAMVEALTAGTPLLHITGQIETPYLDQEFAYIHEARDQLTMLKAVSKAAFRVRSVETAISTLKLAVQTALTAPTGPVSVEIPIDIQSTFIPMPTDLSPLPIPVAVPAPEALDLVAERLASATRPLLWLGGGARHAGPQVKRLLDMGVGVITSTQGRGVVNEDDERCLGAFSQNKLVEQFLQSCDALLIAGSRLRSNETFKYALKLPRNTLRIDANPAIEGRSYNSELFICGDAALALEGLADRLEGRLQIDPTFLAELKAVREKSRTQLIADLGPYSAMVEQLQAITGRNFTWVRDVTLSNSIWGNRLLTLYHPRAGVHALGGGIGQGLSMGIGAAVAAAETAPERKVFALAGDGGFILNLGELATLVQENANVVILLMNDQRYGVIRNIQDAVYGSRHCYVDLHTPDYSKLAESLSLRHGLVTDLKDFGKVVDGALAQPGPFLLEVDMLAVGSFATQFAGPPNSETKAQKATA; translated from the coding sequence ATGCGTAATGAAAATACTGTCACCGTTGGCGCCGCCATCACCGCGTTCCTCGAGCAGTGCGAGGTCAAGGCCGCGTTCGGCGTGATCTCGATCCACAACATGCCGATCCTCGATGCGTTCGCCGTACGCGGCAACATCCGCTTCGTCATGGCCCGGGGCGAAGCCGGCGCCACCAACATGGCCGATGCCTATGCCCGCACCACCGGTGGCCTGGGCGTGTGCCTGACGTCCACCGGCACCGCGGCCGGTAACGCCGCCGGGGCGATGGTCGAAGCATTGACCGCCGGCACGCCGCTCCTGCACATCACCGGGCAGATCGAAACGCCGTACCTGGATCAGGAATTCGCCTACATCCACGAAGCCCGCGATCAACTGACCATGCTCAAGGCCGTGTCGAAGGCCGCGTTCCGGGTGCGCAGCGTCGAAACCGCGATCAGCACCCTGAAGCTGGCCGTGCAGACCGCACTGACTGCGCCTACCGGGCCGGTCAGCGTGGAAATCCCGATCGACATCCAGTCGACCTTTATCCCGATGCCGACCGACCTGTCGCCGCTGCCGATCCCGGTGGCCGTACCTGCGCCCGAAGCGCTGGACCTGGTCGCCGAGCGTCTGGCCAGCGCCACTCGCCCGCTGTTGTGGCTGGGCGGCGGCGCGCGGCATGCCGGCCCGCAAGTCAAACGCCTGCTGGACATGGGCGTTGGCGTGATCACCTCGACCCAGGGTCGCGGCGTGGTCAACGAAGATGACGAGCGCTGCCTCGGCGCGTTCTCGCAGAACAAACTGGTCGAGCAGTTCCTGCAAAGCTGCGACGCCCTGCTGATCGCCGGCTCCCGCCTGCGCAGCAACGAGACCTTCAAGTACGCGCTGAAATTGCCGCGCAACACCTTGCGCATCGACGCCAACCCGGCCATCGAAGGGCGCAGCTACAACAGCGAGCTGTTCATCTGCGGTGACGCGGCACTGGCCCTTGAAGGCCTGGCGGATCGTCTCGAAGGTCGCTTGCAGATCGACCCGACCTTCCTCGCCGAACTCAAGGCCGTCCGCGAAAAATCCCGCACGCAACTGATCGCCGACCTCGGCCCGTACTCGGCGATGGTCGAACAGCTGCAAGCCATCACCGGGCGCAATTTCACCTGGGTGCGCGACGTCACGCTGTCCAACAGCATCTGGGGCAACCGCCTGCTGACGCTGTACCACCCGCGCGCCGGCGTGCATGCCCTCGGCGGCGGCATTGGCCAGGGCTTGTCGATGGGCATTGGCGCGGCAGTCGCGGCAGCGGAAACGGCGCCTGAGCGCAAGGTCTTCGCCCTGGCCGGTGACGGCGGTTTCATCCTCAACCTCGGTGAGCTGGCGACCCTGGTGCAAGAGAACGCCAACGTGGTGATCCTGCTGATGAACGACCAGCGCTACGGCGTGATCCGCAATATTCAGGACGCGGTCTACGGCAGCCGTCACTGCTACGTCGACCTGCACACCCCGGATTATTCCAAGCTCGCCGAATCCCTGAGCCTGCGCCACGGCCTGGTCACCGACCTCAAGGATTTCGGCAAGGTCGTCGACGGCGCGCTGGCGCAACCCGGTCCGTTCCTGCTGGAAGTCGACATGCTCGCCGTCGGCAGCTTCGCCACCCAGTTCGCCGGCCCGCCCAACAGCGAAACCAAAGCGCAGAAAGCCACGGCTTGA
- a CDS encoding cupin domain-containing protein produces the protein MTDLSAQQNTPKSWEQPAGSNLASWMQTRIARYETRKYDWNALKFQADYDPKFRRAQMRYIGTGGTGVSTDMNTIPSENFTFSTMVIPAGHEGPPHLHTDVEEVFFVLRGKLKVVIEKDGERFETILTDRDVISVPPGVYREEINIGDEDALMCVMLGAKKPVTPTYPPEHPLASIKRG, from the coding sequence ATGACCGATTTATCCGCGCAGCAAAACACCCCCAAAAGCTGGGAACAACCCGCCGGCAGCAACCTTGCAAGCTGGATGCAGACCCGCATCGCCCGCTACGAGACGCGCAAGTACGACTGGAACGCCCTGAAGTTCCAGGCCGACTACGACCCGAAATTCCGCCGCGCGCAGATGCGCTACATCGGCACCGGCGGCACTGGCGTCAGCACGGACATGAACACCATTCCATCGGAGAACTTCACCTTCTCCACCATGGTGATTCCGGCCGGTCACGAAGGCCCGCCGCACCTGCACACCGACGTGGAAGAAGTGTTCTTCGTGCTGCGCGGCAAACTCAAGGTGGTGATCGAAAAGGACGGCGAGCGTTTCGAAACCATCCTCACCGACCGCGACGTGATTTCCGTGCCGCCCGGCGTGTACCGCGAAGAGATCAACATCGGCGATGAAGACGCGTTGATGTGCGTGATGCTCGGCGCGAAAAAACCCGTCACCCCGACCTACCCGCCAGAACACCCCCTGGCCTCGATCAAGCGCGGATAA
- a CDS encoding aldehyde dehydrogenase yields the protein MTLEQTLPICIAGDWRLGRGERYATCYPATGEAVAWLNAASVDDVEDAVQGAHQAFLHSGWAQRKPHERASVLYRIAELIRARSEELAQLQRQDNGKPINETRALVASAAGTFQFFAAACETLEETITPSRGDFVSMSVYEPMGVIAAITPWNSPIASEAQKVAPALAAGNAVVIKPAEITPLMALQLAQICEEAGLPKGLLSVLPGKGSLLGDALTRHPLVKRVSFTGGTKTGKHIAHIAADKMMPVSLELGGKSPTIVLDDADLDHAVAGVLYGIFSSSGEACIAGSRLFVARALYEPFMARLVAAAAELRVGDPADERTQMGPLISAAHRESVERYVALGVAEGGRLLLGGERPSGSVYDQGYYYPPTILEGLSNSQQVCQEEIFGPVLVAMPFDDEAQLLEQANDSLYALAAGIWTRDYKRAWALGRKIQAGTVWINTYKQFSISTPFGGWRDSGLGREKGRLGILQYMEQKSLYWGMNEQPLAWAGVQTEVGL from the coding sequence ATGACTCTCGAACAGACTTTACCGATCTGCATTGCCGGCGACTGGCGCCTGGGGCGCGGCGAGCGCTATGCCACCTGCTACCCCGCCACCGGCGAGGCCGTCGCCTGGCTCAACGCCGCCAGTGTCGACGACGTGGAAGACGCTGTACAAGGTGCGCACCAGGCGTTTCTGCACAGCGGCTGGGCCCAGCGCAAACCCCACGAGCGGGCCAGCGTGCTGTACCGCATCGCCGAACTGATCCGCGCACGCAGTGAAGAACTGGCGCAATTGCAGCGTCAGGACAACGGCAAACCGATCAACGAAACCCGGGCCCTGGTGGCCAGTGCGGCCGGCACGTTCCAGTTCTTCGCCGCGGCCTGTGAAACCCTCGAGGAAACCATCACCCCGTCCCGTGGTGACTTCGTCAGCATGAGCGTCTACGAACCCATGGGCGTGATCGCCGCGATCACCCCGTGGAACTCGCCGATTGCCAGCGAAGCGCAGAAGGTCGCGCCAGCCCTGGCGGCGGGTAACGCGGTGGTGATAAAACCGGCGGAAATCACTCCGCTGATGGCGCTGCAACTGGCGCAGATCTGCGAAGAGGCCGGGTTGCCGAAAGGTCTGCTCAGTGTGTTGCCGGGCAAGGGTTCGCTGCTCGGTGATGCGCTGACCCGCCACCCGCTGGTCAAGCGTGTGTCGTTCACCGGCGGCACCAAAACCGGCAAGCACATTGCCCACATCGCCGCCGACAAGATGATGCCGGTGTCGCTGGAACTGGGCGGCAAATCGCCGACCATCGTCCTCGACGATGCCGACCTCGACCACGCGGTGGCGGGTGTGCTGTATGGCATCTTCAGCTCTTCGGGCGAAGCCTGTATCGCCGGCTCGCGGTTGTTTGTCGCCCGTGCGCTGTACGAACCCTTCATGGCGCGCCTGGTGGCGGCGGCGGCCGAATTGCGGGTCGGCGATCCGGCGGACGAGCGTACCCAGATGGGACCGTTGATCAGCGCCGCACACCGCGAATCGGTGGAGCGTTATGTTGCGCTTGGGGTAGCCGAAGGTGGACGCCTGCTGCTCGGTGGCGAGCGCCCGAGCGGCAGCGTGTACGACCAGGGTTACTACTACCCGCCGACCATCCTCGAAGGCTTGAGCAACAGCCAGCAGGTGTGCCAGGAAGAGATCTTCGGCCCGGTGCTGGTGGCCATGCCCTTCGATGACGAAGCGCAATTGCTCGAGCAGGCCAACGACAGCCTGTACGCCCTCGCCGCCGGCATCTGGACCCGCGATTACAAGCGCGCCTGGGCCCTGGGTCGAAAAATCCAGGCCGGCACGGTGTGGATCAACACCTACAAGCAGTTCTCGATTTCCACCCCGTTCGGTGGCTGGCGCGACAGCGGCCTGGGCCGTGAAAAAGGTCGCCTCGGCATCCTGCAGTACATGGAACAGAAGAGCCTTTATTGGGGCATGAATGAACAGCCACTGGCCTGGGCCGGTGTGCAAACGGAGGTTGGGTTATGA
- a CDS encoding SDR family oxidoreductase, protein MSLYQLQDSTAIVTGGSSGIGLACVELLLEAGAAVAFCGRDEDRLRSVEAALRQRFPEARLLARVCNVLDADSVNAFAAASLAALGPASVLINNAGQGRVSTFADTTDSAWTEELNLKFFSVINPVRAFKAQLQGEPDAAIVCVNSLLASQPEPHMVATSAARAGVMNLVRSMATEFAVDGIRVNGILIGLVESGQWRRRFEAREERELDWSQWTARLAQQKHIPLGRLGLPIEAARAILFLASPLSAYTTGSHIDVSGGLSRHA, encoded by the coding sequence ATGAGTCTCTATCAACTGCAAGACAGCACGGCCATCGTGACCGGCGGCTCCTCCGGGATTGGCCTGGCCTGTGTCGAGTTGCTGCTCGAAGCCGGCGCCGCCGTGGCCTTCTGCGGTCGCGACGAAGACCGCCTGCGCAGCGTCGAAGCGGCCTTGCGCCAACGCTTTCCCGAGGCGCGGTTGCTGGCCCGGGTGTGCAACGTGCTCGATGCCGACTCGGTCAATGCCTTTGCCGCCGCCAGCCTGGCTGCGTTGGGGCCGGCCAGCGTGCTGATCAACAACGCCGGACAAGGTCGGGTCTCGACCTTCGCCGACACCACCGACAGCGCCTGGACCGAAGAGCTGAACCTGAAATTCTTTTCGGTGATCAACCCGGTTCGTGCCTTCAAGGCGCAGCTGCAGGGTGAACCGGACGCGGCCATCGTCTGCGTCAATTCGCTGCTGGCCAGCCAGCCGGAGCCGCACATGGTCGCCACCTCGGCCGCCCGCGCCGGGGTGATGAACCTGGTGCGCTCGATGGCCACCGAATTCGCCGTGGATGGCATTCGGGTCAACGGCATCCTGATTGGCCTGGTCGAGTCCGGGCAATGGCGCCGGCGTTTCGAAGCCCGTGAAGAGCGGGAGCTGGACTGGAGCCAATGGACCGCCCGCCTGGCTCAACAAAAACACATTCCCTTGGGGCGCCTGGGCCTGCCGATTGAAGCGGCCCGCGCGATCCTGTTTCTGGCCTCGCCTCTGTCGGCTTACACCACAGGCAGCCATATCGATGTATCCGGAGGCCTGTCCCGCCATGCGTAA
- a CDS encoding recombinase-like helix-turn-helix domain-containing protein, with amino-acid sequence MSNTEPYLEPHQARKRPNTQFEELLGDSIERAFGNGVTELTDLLAHLNLAGPPCPLTTGEWTADAYKTLMARLGE; translated from the coding sequence ATGAGCAATACCGAACCTTACCTGGAGCCCCATCAGGCTCGCAAACGGCCCAACACCCAGTTCGAAGAGTTGCTGGGCGACTCCATCGAACGTGCTTTCGGCAATGGCGTGACCGAGCTGACCGACCTGCTCGCGCACCTAAACCTGGCCGGGCCGCCCTGCCCGCTGACCACCGGCGAGTGGACTGCGGATGCCTATAAAACCCTGATGGCTCGGCTGGGCGAATGA
- a CDS encoding IclR family transcriptional regulator, translating into MNDSDLLKDAQDKYIVPGLERGLLLLCEFSRRNRTLTAPELARRLALPRSTIFRLLTTLETMGFVTRSGNEYRLGMSVLRLGFEYLASLELTELGQPLLARLCDRLNYPSNLVVRDGRSIVYVAKVSPPSVFSSAVNVGTRLPAHATVLGRILLEDLSLAELRELYPEDHLEQFSPCTPKTVMELFDMVQADRQRGFVSGEGFFESAISTVAAPVRDQSGQIVAALGVTIPTTQIAHVNFNELLLQVRRSADELSRLLDYNSAAGHDGQHRVTALMRD; encoded by the coding sequence ATGAACGATTCAGATCTGCTGAAGGACGCTCAGGACAAATACATCGTGCCGGGCCTGGAGCGCGGCCTCCTGCTGCTGTGCGAGTTCAGCCGGCGCAACCGCACGCTGACCGCGCCGGAACTGGCCCGGCGCCTGGCGCTGCCGCGCTCGACGATTTTCCGCTTGCTGACGACCCTGGAAACCATGGGCTTCGTCACCCGCAGCGGCAATGAATATCGCCTGGGCATGTCGGTGCTGCGCCTGGGCTTCGAATACCTGGCCTCGCTGGAACTGACCGAACTCGGCCAGCCGCTCTTGGCCCGCCTGTGCGATCGCCTCAACTACCCGAGTAACCTGGTGGTGCGCGACGGCCGTTCGATCGTCTACGTGGCCAAGGTCTCGCCGCCGTCGGTGTTCTCCAGCGCGGTGAATGTCGGCACCCGCCTGCCCGCCCACGCCACGGTCCTGGGGCGCATCCTGCTCGAAGACCTGTCGCTGGCCGAGCTGCGCGAGCTGTACCCGGAAGATCACCTGGAGCAGTTCTCGCCCTGCACGCCGAAGACCGTGATGGAACTGTTCGACATGGTCCAGGCCGACCGCCAGCGCGGGTTCGTCAGCGGTGAAGGCTTCTTCGAGTCAGCCATTTCCACCGTCGCCGCACCGGTGCGCGATCAATCCGGGCAGATCGTCGCGGCCCTGGGCGTGACCATTCCGACCACGCAGATCGCCCACGTCAACTTCAACGAATTGCTCCTGCAGGTGCGTCGCAGCGCCGACGAGCTGTCGCGGTTGCTCGACTACAACAGCGCTGCCGGCCACGACGGCCAGCACCGCGTGACCGCCCTGATGAGGGATTGA
- a CDS encoding aspartate dehydrogenase, translated as MLHITMIGCGAIGVGVLELLEKDPQLCVDYVIASAGSEELVRQRLASFKQPPQVLTALPADARPDLLVECAGHRAIEEHVLPALERGIACLIVSVGALSEVGLVERLEAAAERGQTRIELLPGAIGGIDALSAAKVGGLDSVNYTGRKPARAWKNTPAEQACDLDSISEATVIFQGSAREAARLYPKNANVAATLSLAGLGLDRTHVTLIADPLSEENVHHFEARGAFGGFELSLRGKPLVANPKTSALTVYSVVRALGNHAHAISI; from the coding sequence ATGTTGCACATCACCATGATCGGCTGCGGCGCCATTGGCGTCGGCGTGCTCGAACTGCTGGAGAAAGACCCGCAGCTGTGCGTCGACTACGTGATCGCCTCGGCCGGCTCGGAAGAGCTGGTTCGCCAGCGGCTTGCCAGTTTCAAACAACCGCCGCAGGTGCTGACGGCGTTGCCGGCCGATGCGCGCCCCGACCTGTTGGTCGAGTGCGCCGGCCATCGCGCCATCGAAGAACATGTATTGCCGGCGCTGGAACGCGGCATCGCCTGCCTGATCGTCTCGGTCGGCGCGCTGTCCGAAGTCGGCCTGGTAGAACGCCTGGAAGCGGCGGCCGAACGCGGCCAGACCCGCATCGAATTGCTGCCCGGCGCCATCGGCGGCATCGATGCGCTGTCGGCGGCCAAGGTCGGCGGCCTCGACTCGGTCAACTACACCGGGCGCAAGCCGGCCCGCGCCTGGAAAAACACCCCGGCCGAACAGGCCTGCGATCTGGACAGCATCAGCGAAGCCACGGTGATTTTCCAGGGCAGCGCCCGGGAAGCTGCGCGGCTCTACCCGAAGAATGCCAACGTCGCCGCGACCCTGTCGCTGGCCGGGCTCGGCCTGGACCGCACCCACGTGACGCTGATCGCCGACCCGCTGAGCGAGGAGAACGTGCATCACTTCGAAGCCCGGGGTGCCTTTGGCGGTTTCGAACTGAGCTTGCGTGGCAAGCCGTTGGTGGCCAACCCGAAGACCTCGGCGCTGACCGTTTACAGCGTCGTCCGCGCCTTGGGCAACCATGCCCACGCGATTTCGATTTAA
- a CDS encoding VOC family protein, with amino-acid sequence MSVLGIDEVTYGVEDLETSVRFFSDWGLSKVSEQPDEVIFETLNGCRVVLADIDKAGLPPAIEAGSTVREVVWGVESEADLKLYSERIANDPGFIEADGRVGCTDPNGLAIRLQVTRKRELQIECSGHNTWQTKGRINKAAPIYDHATPIEVGHVVFFVKDVNACEAFYHERFGFQASDRYPDRGAFLRTAEEGGHHDLFMLQLPAPRAGLNHVAFTVRDVHEVFGGGMHISRRGWATEIGPGRHPVSSAFFWYFKNPAGALVEYYADEDQLTGEWEPRTFEPGPTVFAEWAIAGGIDGNTRRQQHVEAPQGKFLTDKPKP; translated from the coding sequence ATGAGCGTTCTAGGCATTGATGAAGTCACCTACGGCGTCGAGGACCTCGAGACCAGCGTGCGGTTTTTCAGCGACTGGGGCCTGAGCAAGGTCAGCGAGCAGCCGGACGAGGTGATCTTCGAAACCCTCAACGGCTGCCGCGTGGTGCTCGCCGACATCGACAAGGCTGGCCTGCCGCCGGCGATCGAAGCCGGTTCGACCGTGCGCGAAGTGGTCTGGGGCGTCGAAAGCGAGGCTGACCTGAAGCTGTACAGCGAGCGCATCGCCAACGATCCAGGCTTCATTGAAGCTGACGGGCGCGTCGGTTGCACCGACCCCAACGGCCTGGCGATCCGCCTGCAAGTGACGCGCAAGCGGGAACTGCAGATCGAGTGCAGCGGCCACAACACCTGGCAGACCAAAGGCCGGATCAACAAGGCCGCGCCGATCTACGACCATGCCACGCCGATCGAGGTCGGGCACGTGGTGTTCTTCGTCAAGGACGTCAACGCCTGCGAAGCCTTCTACCACGAGCGTTTCGGCTTCCAGGCCTCGGACCGCTATCCGGATCGCGGCGCGTTCCTGCGCACCGCCGAAGAAGGCGGCCACCACGACCTGTTCATGCTGCAACTGCCCGCCCCTCGCGCCGGCCTGAACCACGTCGCCTTCACCGTGCGCGATGTGCACGAAGTGTTCGGCGGCGGCATGCACATTTCCCGCCGCGGCTGGGCCACGGAAATCGGCCCCGGCCGGCACCCGGTATCGTCCGCGTTCTTCTGGTACTTCAAGAACCCGGCCGGCGCGCTGGTGGAGTACTACGCCGACGAAGACCAACTGACCGGCGAATGGGAGCCTCGCACCTTCGAACCCGGCCCGACGGTGTTCGCCGAATGGGCGATCGCCGGCGGCATCGATGGCAACACCCGGCGCCAGCAACATGTCGAAGCGCCCCAGGGCAAGTTCCTCACCGACAAGCCGAAACCTTGA
- a CDS encoding aromatic ring-hydroxylating oxygenase subunit alpha has protein sequence MNMNTTVDPVENLLANGLKNLWFPVLPSDQLGEKPLSIRRLGYKIALWRDNDGSVHALEDHCPHRGAPLSQGPVLGDRLQCPYHGVEVRCDGTVTKVPGSPGCKLEGSRPTRMFHTREAAGAIFLYNAANPHEDSPPELVLPEQLTSPEWSSFLCYAEWKGDYRYVIDNVMDPMHGTYLHKMSHSMSEGEATARFVTRDTDHGFFFEKEGQRGVNFDWTEFMDDSCHWLRLEIPYPKTGGPGGNFTIIGSYTPSSRSLSAVFHWRCRPLTGWQRDTWRFLYKNRLEARHWAVLEQDRVLLEFMEPDANQRENLYQHDLGVVRLRRYLKNAAKAQLELIDAKQLP, from the coding sequence ATGAACATGAATACAACCGTCGATCCTGTTGAAAACCTCTTGGCCAACGGCTTGAAGAACCTGTGGTTCCCGGTGCTGCCGTCCGATCAGTTGGGTGAAAAACCGCTGTCGATCCGTCGCCTGGGCTACAAGATTGCCCTGTGGCGCGACAATGACGGCAGCGTGCATGCCCTGGAAGATCACTGCCCCCATCGCGGCGCGCCGTTGTCCCAGGGCCCGGTGCTGGGTGACCGCCTGCAGTGCCCTTATCACGGCGTCGAAGTGCGCTGCGATGGCACCGTGACCAAAGTCCCCGGCAGCCCGGGTTGCAAACTCGAAGGCAGCCGCCCGACGCGGATGTTCCACACCCGTGAAGCCGCTGGCGCGATCTTCCTCTACAACGCCGCCAACCCGCACGAGGACAGCCCGCCGGAACTGGTGCTGCCCGAGCAGCTGACCTCCCCCGAGTGGAGCAGCTTCCTGTGCTACGCCGAGTGGAAAGGCGATTACCGCTACGTCATCGACAACGTCATGGACCCGATGCACGGCACCTACCTGCACAAGATGTCGCACTCCATGAGCGAAGGCGAAGCCACGGCCAGGTTCGTCACCCGCGACACCGACCACGGTTTCTTCTTCGAGAAGGAAGGCCAGCGCGGGGTGAACTTCGACTGGACCGAATTCATGGACGACAGCTGCCACTGGTTGCGCCTGGAAATCCCGTACCCGAAAACCGGCGGTCCCGGCGGCAACTTCACCATCATCGGCAGCTATACGCCGAGCAGCCGCTCGTTGTCGGCGGTGTTCCACTGGCGTTGCCGGCCACTGACCGGCTGGCAGCGTGACACCTGGCGCTTCCTCTACAAGAACCGTCTGGAAGCGCGGCACTGGGCCGTGCTGGAACAGGATCGGGTGCTGCTCGAATTCATGGAGCCGGACGCCAATCAGCGGGAGAACCTGTACCAGCATGACCTCGGCGTGGTGCGCCTGCGCCGCTACCTGAAAAATGCAGCCAAGGCCCAGCTGGAGCTGATCGACGCGAAGCAGTTGCCATGA